Proteins found in one Helicobacter sp. NHP19-003 genomic segment:
- a CDS encoding homoserine dehydrogenase — protein MLQIGIVGLGCVGLSVVEILNKHADLLAQRCGHQLVVKKGVVRDLSKKRPVDFALSANADGLLDDPQIDLIVELSGQVDLAYKLATKALERGKGFITANKAMLAKHQELIHSSIGFEASVGGGIPLIKALKEGLASNAIVGIQGVVNGTCNFILEQMGLGQSLESALQKAQELGYAEANAHLDTSGQDSAHKLLILSSLAFGGRIVFESMAIRGIEQITNADLAHAKRLGYTLKLLAQAHKGVGGLALSVGPVLLPQGHLLAQVRGVMNGAIFVGDSVGETFYYGAGAGGLATASAVVNDIVDFCKQKHSPKPKDLPKIALAPQPPTPTMSA, from the coding sequence ATGTTGCAAATTGGGATTGTGGGCTTGGGCTGTGTGGGCCTTAGCGTGGTGGAGATTTTAAACAAACACGCCGATCTGTTGGCGCAAAGGTGCGGACATCAGCTAGTGGTAAAAAAGGGGGTGGTTAGGGATTTATCCAAAAAACGCCCTGTGGACTTTGCTTTAAGCGCAAATGCAGACGGCCTTTTAGACGACCCGCAGATCGATTTGATCGTGGAGTTGAGCGGACAGGTGGATTTGGCTTATAAGCTCGCCACAAAAGCTCTAGAGCGGGGCAAGGGTTTTATCACCGCAAACAAGGCCATGCTTGCCAAGCATCAAGAGCTCATCCACAGCTCCATTGGCTTTGAGGCGAGTGTGGGTGGGGGCATCCCCTTAATCAAGGCCCTTAAAGAGGGGCTAGCGTCTAATGCCATTGTCGGCATACAGGGCGTGGTGAACGGGACTTGCAATTTTATATTAGAACAAATGGGCTTGGGGCAAAGCTTGGAGAGTGCCCTACAAAAAGCCCAAGAGCTGGGCTATGCCGAGGCAAACGCCCACCTAGACACCAGCGGGCAAGACAGCGCACATAAACTGCTCATTTTGTCATCTCTGGCCTTTGGGGGGCGGATCGTGTTTGAAAGCATGGCAATTCGGGGCATTGAGCAGATCACCAACGCCGATTTGGCACATGCCAAACGCTTAGGTTACACTCTAAAACTCCTAGCACAAGCGCATAAAGGCGTAGGGGGGCTAGCCTTGAGCGTGGGGCCTGTCTTGTTGCCACAAGGGCATTTGCTTGCCCAAGTTAGGGGCGTGATGAATGGGGCTATTTTTGTGGGCGACTCTGTGGGAGAGACTTTTTACTATGGAGCGGGAGCTGGGGGGTTAGCCACAGCCAGCGCCGTGGTGAACGATATTGTGGACTTTTGCAAACAAAAACACAGCCCAAAACCAAAAGACTTGCCAAAAATCGCCCTAGCCCCACAACCCCCAACCCCCACTATGTCCGCCTAG
- the trxA gene encoding thioredoxin: MSGYIELTSENFDVETKEGAVVVDFWAPWCGPCKMLSPIIDELAGEYTGRAKICKVNTDEQEELAARFGIRSIPTVLYIKDGKVANQTVGALSKQSLKDHIDKLL; this comes from the coding sequence ATGTCTGGTTATATTGAATTGACGAGTGAAAATTTTGATGTGGAAACTAAAGAGGGGGCGGTGGTTGTGGATTTTTGGGCCCCTTGGTGTGGACCTTGTAAAATGCTCTCTCCCATCATTGACGAGTTGGCCGGCGAGTACACCGGCAGGGCGAAGATTTGTAAAGTGAATACGGACGAACAAGAAGAATTAGCCGCCCGTTTTGGCATCCGTAGCATCCCCACCGTACTGTATATTAAAGATGGTAAAGTGGCGAATCAAACCGTGGGGGCACTCTCCAAACAATCTTTAAAGGATCACATTGACAAACTTCTCTAA
- a CDS encoding amidophosphoribosyltransferase encodes MFGLFACATPALAHQALLSLQHRAQEGIALAIANHHIEFKQSQGLLSSTPKDFFKEAPHALGQVLGTHHDFYANERLAIAFCGHLPNTDNPAHFIAKALEQAKASNLEAKLKEVIPTLKGAHAFLLLTPDNLTAVRDPFGYRPLFVGDLKGGYALASESSALQALGVRNIQEVPPATLYTKKGAMLLAPPTPSPCVFEAIYFSHPSSVVFSQSVYALRLKLGQALAKEHPLKADFVLPIPNSGSIAALAYAKALKLDFAPLLSLNPYVGRSFIESTQEGRELKARQKFSLVLEPVQGRDIILIDDSLVRGTTSKVVVQMLKDAGARRIHLLLTTPPILAPCFWGIDIPKKSELLSVQGGEAEAIGASSVGFLSLNALKATLNAPFCKNCFISQNKDSHV; translated from the coding sequence ATGTTTGGTTTGTTTGCCTGCGCCACCCCAGCCCTAGCTCACCAAGCCCTGCTCTCTTTACAACACCGCGCCCAAGAGGGCATTGCCCTAGCCATCGCCAACCACCACATAGAATTTAAACAATCTCAAGGCTTGCTCAGCAGCACTCCCAAAGACTTTTTTAAAGAAGCCCCCCACGCTCTAGGCCAAGTCCTAGGCACACACCACGACTTTTACGCTAATGAGAGACTAGCCATCGCCTTTTGTGGCCACTTGCCCAACACTGACAACCCAGCGCATTTTATAGCCAAAGCTCTAGAACAAGCCAAAGCCTCAAATTTGGAAGCTAAATTAAAAGAGGTGATCCCCACACTTAAAGGAGCTCATGCATTTTTGCTCTTAACCCCGGATAACTTAACCGCTGTGCGCGACCCCTTTGGCTATCGCCCCCTTTTTGTGGGGGATTTAAAGGGAGGTTATGCTCTAGCTAGCGAAAGCAGTGCCTTACAAGCATTGGGGGTGCGCAATATCCAAGAAGTCCCCCCAGCCACGCTTTACACGAAAAAAGGCGCAATGCTCCTAGCCCCCCCCACACCTAGCCCCTGCGTGTTTGAAGCCATTTACTTTAGCCACCCAAGCAGTGTGGTGTTTAGCCAAAGCGTGTATGCCCTGCGCCTAAAGTTGGGGCAAGCCCTAGCCAAAGAACACCCCTTAAAAGCAGATTTTGTGCTGCCTATCCCCAATAGTGGGAGCATCGCTGCCCTAGCTTATGCCAAAGCATTGAAGCTAGACTTTGCCCCGCTTTTGAGCCTTAATCCCTATGTGGGGCGCTCCTTCATAGAGAGTACCCAAGAAGGCAGGGAGCTTAAAGCCCGCCAAAAATTCAGCCTTGTGCTCGAGCCCGTGCAGGGTAGGGACATTATTCTCATAGACGACTCGCTTGTTAGGGGGACCACAAGCAAGGTTGTGGTGCAAATGTTAAAAGATGCAGGGGCTAGGCGCATCCATTTACTCCTCACCACCCCCCCCATCCTAGCACCCTGTTTTTGGGGCATTGACATTCCCAAAAAAAGCGAGTTATTAAGCGTGCAGGGGGGAGAGGCTGAGGCGATAGGGGCGAGTAGCGTGGGCTTTTTGTCTTTAAACGCCCTAAAGGCCACTCTCAACGCCCCCTTTTGCAAGAATTGTTTCATTTCGCAAAATAAGGATAGCCATGTTTAA
- a CDS encoding CiaD-like domain-containing protein gives MELKNIISQALDEIEQVEQKPKAVSKAPPSRQSPKVLQEEQQFLKDLEQKTLLLFEGLKSPQTKNLPMKLDLVVNYLQYQLYMIQERLKSFKD, from the coding sequence ATGGAATTAAAAAATATCATATCCCAAGCCTTAGATGAAATCGAACAAGTGGAGCAAAAGCCCAAGGCGGTGAGCAAAGCCCCACCCTCCCGCCAAAGCCCTAAAGTCTTGCAAGAAGAACAGCAATTCTTAAAGGACTTGGAGCAAAAGACTCTATTGCTCTTTGAGGGACTAAAATCCCCCCAAACCAAGAATTTACCCATGAAACTAGATTTGGTGGTGAATTACTTGCAATACCAGCTTTACATGATTCAAGAAAGATTGAAATCTTTTAAAGATTGA
- a CDS encoding NADPH dehydrogenase, giving the protein MDKTLLFSPWKIKDLELKNRVVMAPMDQYSAENGYANAWHTHHYVSRAIGQVGLIIFEVAAVSANGRIDPGDLGIYEDKHIESLAKIVKECHKYGSKVALQIGHAGRKGTLKDTPLLAPSALRFNDQYATPKEMDREDIKQVVSDFKLAAIRAKQAGFDALEVHAAHGYLLSSFLSPLSNHRSDAYGKNRALFLQEILESLREALDLPLIVRVSATDYHKQGNTPETLAQLLEPLSPLYDALDVSSGGVVEAPLLKFIRAIKSPMLWC; this is encoded by the coding sequence ATGGATAAAACATTGTTGTTTAGCCCTTGGAAAATCAAGGACTTGGAGTTGAAAAACCGCGTGGTGATGGCACCGATGGATCAATACAGCGCAGAAAATGGCTACGCCAATGCGTGGCACACGCACCACTATGTCAGCCGTGCTATCGGGCAAGTGGGCTTGATCATTTTTGAAGTGGCAGCGGTGAGTGCCAATGGGCGGATCGATCCGGGAGATTTAGGCATTTATGAAGACAAACACATAGAAAGTTTGGCTAAGATTGTCAAAGAGTGCCACAAATACGGCTCTAAAGTGGCGTTGCAAATCGGGCATGCGGGCAGAAAGGGCACTCTTAAAGACACACCCCTTTTAGCCCCATCTGCTTTGCGTTTTAACGATCAATACGCTACACCTAAAGAAATGGATCGAGAAGACATCAAGCAGGTGGTTTCTGATTTTAAATTGGCGGCTATACGCGCCAAACAAGCCGGCTTTGATGCGCTAGAGGTCCACGCCGCACACGGGTATTTACTCAGCAGTTTTTTATCCCCCCTAAGCAACCATAGAAGCGATGCCTATGGCAAAAATCGGGCACTGTTCTTGCAAGAAATTTTAGAAAGCTTAAGAGAAGCCCTGGATTTGCCCTTAATCGTGCGGGTGTCTGCGACAGACTACCATAAACAGGGCAATACCCCAGAAACTTTGGCACAACTTTTAGAACCTTTAAGCCCCCTTTACGATGCCCTAGATGTTAGCAGTGGGGGCGTGGTGGAGGCCCCCCTATTAAAGTTTATCCGGGCTATCAAATCCCCCATGCTTTGGTGTTAA
- a CDS encoding pseudouridine synthase, which yields MRLNQFLAHNLPCSRRVADALIAEGRVKIKHTKATFTTPFHPQDKIFVDGKLLRVKEQERFSVIVYHKPKGELVSHKDDRGRKVIFDNLEGKFQHFTPIGRLDYASMGLLLLSDSKKVVDALMHSRLERTYLVKINGSVTQAMLDAFGVGLETTSKEGAHPKTNTATIHIAPMQASVLKSSRNYSKLKLTLQEGQNRELRRFFGHFKREVLDLKRVSFGFVSLNALPVGKTRYLNSKEYKHLHTFLNQLGVEHG from the coding sequence ATGCGTTTAAACCAATTCTTAGCCCACAATCTGCCCTGTTCGCGCCGTGTTGCCGATGCCCTCATTGCTGAGGGTCGGGTCAAGATCAAGCACACCAAAGCCACTTTCACCACGCCCTTCCACCCCCAAGATAAAATCTTTGTAGATGGCAAGTTGCTAAGGGTTAAAGAGCAAGAGCGCTTCAGTGTGATCGTTTATCACAAGCCCAAGGGCGAGCTGGTGAGCCACAAGGACGATCGGGGGCGCAAGGTCATTTTTGACAACCTAGAGGGCAAATTCCAACACTTCACCCCCATAGGGCGGCTAGACTATGCGTCTATGGGGCTCTTGCTCTTAAGCGACAGCAAAAAAGTCGTGGATGCCTTGATGCATAGCCGCTTAGAGCGCACCTATTTGGTGAAAATCAATGGGAGCGTTACACAAGCCATGCTTGATGCCTTTGGAGTGGGTCTAGAAACCACGAGCAAAGAGGGTGCACACCCTAAAACCAACACCGCCACAATCCACATCGCCCCCATGCAAGCAAGCGTGTTGAAGAGCAGCCGCAATTACTCTAAACTCAAACTCACCTTACAAGAGGGGCAAAACCGCGAGTTGCGCCGCTTTTTCGGGCATTTTAAACGGGAGGTGCTAGACTTAAAGCGGGTTAGCTTTGGCTTTGTGTCTTTAAACGCCCTGCCTGTGGGCAAGACCCGCTATTTAAATTCTAAAGAGTACAAACATTTACACACCTTTTTAAACCAACTAGGAGTAGAACATGGATAA
- a CDS encoding response regulator transcription factor: MIKILMIEDDVELAEILSEFLSQHGIEVVNCDEPYTGISAATTQQYDLLLLDLTLPNLDGLEVCKRISKQKDIPIIISSARNDLNDKVEALECGADDYIPKPYDPKELLARIQSLLRRYNKKPAQERGLPNKNNLFRIDHDAREVYMQNRKLELTRAEYEILTLLISKKGYVFSRESIAIESESINPESSNKSIDVIIGRLRSKIEQDPKKPKHIISVRGVGYKLEF; encoded by the coding sequence ATGATCAAGATACTCATGATAGAAGATGATGTTGAGTTGGCTGAGATTTTAAGCGAGTTTTTAAGCCAACATGGCATAGAAGTGGTCAATTGCGATGAGCCCTACACGGGCATCAGTGCCGCCACCACCCAACAATACGACCTGCTCTTGTTAGATTTGACCCTGCCTAATTTAGATGGGCTAGAAGTGTGTAAGCGCATTTCCAAACAAAAGGACATCCCCATCATCATTTCTTCGGCAAGAAACGATCTAAACGACAAAGTAGAAGCCCTAGAGTGTGGGGCGGACGACTACATCCCCAAACCCTACGACCCCAAAGAACTCTTAGCGCGCATACAATCTTTGTTGCGCCGCTACAACAAGAAACCCGCCCAAGAGAGGGGCTTGCCAAACAAGAACAACCTTTTTAGAATCGACCATGACGCTAGAGAGGTCTATATGCAAAATAGAAAACTCGAGCTCACCAGGGCTGAATACGAGATACTCACGCTCTTGATCAGCAAAAAGGGCTATGTGTTTTCTAGAGAGTCGATCGCCATTGAATCCGAGTCGATCAATCCTGAAAGCTCCAATAAGAGCATAGATGTCATCATCGGGCGTTTGCGCTCTAAAATCGAACAAGACCCCAAAAAACCTAAGCACATCATCTCTGTGCGGGGAGTCGGCTACAAGCTCGAGTTTTAA
- the trxB gene encoding thioredoxin-disulfide reductase, translated as MTNFSNAPLLDLAIIGGGPAGLSAGLYATRGGLKEVVLFEKGAPGGQITFSSEIENYPGVREIVSGLDFMQPWQEQCFRFGLKHEMALVTQIKPNGAHFAIHTDENKVFHAKSVIVATGGKPKKAGIKGEDAFWGNGVSTCATCDGFFYKNKEVAVLGGGDTALEEALYLAKICTKIYLIHRRDTFRAAPITLEKARGNPKIEFLTPAVIEEIKGDSSGVNAVVFKNTHTGVVKELAVHGVFVFVGYEINNEVLEQDDKGMLCACDPYGAVVVDLAMKTSVKGLFAAGDVRTQAAKQVVCAAGDGATAALSALAYLEGHS; from the coding sequence TTGACAAACTTCTCTAATGCCCCTTTACTAGACCTAGCGATCATCGGTGGGGGTCCGGCAGGCCTTAGCGCAGGGCTTTACGCCACAAGGGGGGGGCTTAAAGAAGTGGTCTTGTTTGAAAAAGGTGCGCCAGGGGGGCAGATCACCTTTAGTAGCGAGATTGAAAACTACCCCGGGGTGCGTGAGATCGTAAGTGGGCTGGACTTCATGCAGCCTTGGCAAGAACAATGCTTTCGTTTTGGCCTAAAGCACGAAATGGCTCTTGTTACGCAAATTAAGCCTAATGGGGCGCATTTTGCCATCCACACCGATGAAAATAAAGTTTTTCACGCCAAAAGCGTGATTGTAGCCACAGGCGGCAAGCCCAAAAAAGCGGGCATTAAGGGCGAGGATGCATTTTGGGGCAATGGGGTGAGCACTTGTGCGACCTGCGATGGCTTTTTTTACAAGAATAAGGAGGTGGCGGTTTTGGGCGGGGGCGACACTGCCCTAGAAGAAGCCCTTTATTTGGCTAAAATTTGCACTAAAATCTACCTCATCCACCGTCGCGACACCTTCCGCGCCGCCCCCATCACCCTAGAAAAAGCCAGAGGCAACCCCAAAATTGAGTTTTTAACCCCAGCTGTCATTGAAGAAATCAAGGGCGACTCAAGTGGGGTCAACGCTGTCGTGTTTAAAAACACCCACACGGGTGTGGTGAAGGAACTTGCCGTGCATGGAGTTTTTGTCTTTGTGGGTTATGAGATCAATAACGAAGTGTTGGAACAAGACGACAAAGGCATGCTTTGTGCCTGCGACCCCTATGGAGCTGTGGTGGTGGATTTAGCGATGAAAACGAGCGTGAAAGGGCTGTTTGCCGCCGGAGATGTGCGCACACAAGCAGCAAAACAAGTGGTCTGTGCGGCTGGGGACGGCGCCACGGCTGCACTCTCAGCTCTCGCCTATTTGGAGGGGCATTCTTAA
- a CDS encoding YraN family protein, which produces MNTRGQLAENLACQYLQKQGCSIVCRNFYSSFGEIDIVALKGGVLHFVEVKSRRQDEPLYAITPHKLKKIQQTIDVYFQENPSDSPFCIDALTLKGELPNCQIEWIQNIAF; this is translated from the coding sequence ATGAACACAAGGGGACAACTTGCCGAGAATTTGGCTTGCCAATATTTGCAAAAACAAGGGTGTAGCATTGTTTGCCGCAACTTTTATAGCTCCTTTGGCGAGATCGACATTGTCGCTTTAAAAGGGGGGGTGTTGCACTTCGTGGAGGTCAAAAGCCGCCGCCAAGACGAGCCACTCTATGCGATCACACCCCACAAGTTAAAAAAAATCCAACAAACCATTGATGTGTATTTTCAAGAGAATCCCAGCGATTCACCCTTTTGCATAGATGCGCTCACACTTAAGGGGGAGTTACCAAATTGCCAAATTGAATGGATACAAAACATTGCTTTTTGA
- a CDS encoding cation:proton antiporter yields MEAHALYVVVAGLGLSVVSGLLLKKIEMPVIIGYILTGLVIAALFHIQDFESLSEIADFGIVFLMFMIGLEFNFDKLKTMKQEVLLFGGLQVVVTSALHVLFGYFVMGSSWGFSFVVAMGFSLSSTAIVLKFFEECKQLNTPTGKIVVGILIFQDIAAIPILLILMLMGGGSNHFLGLVVKTIVSATIILTLLLLPGKLAATRILGLAAESRLPEIFMGTILLIVFGAASLSHFFGFSMSLGAFVAGMAISKSRYRIRVQEEFAPLKNIFLGLFFVTVGMQIHLGFLFENFFAVIFLLSIAMFLKTGVLYAILRVFRDSKSALKAALSLAQIGEFALVVFLSASKHNLLTLQKHEGILAFLRDHDIIHVGADDIQQFLVLMIIFSMLITPFILKYLDSIVDFFTEKFSRNKA; encoded by the coding sequence ATGGAAGCACATGCTCTGTATGTGGTTGTAGCTGGATTGGGTCTTAGTGTGGTGAGTGGCCTTTTGCTGAAAAAAATCGAAATGCCCGTCATCATCGGGTACATCTTGACCGGGCTTGTCATCGCCGCACTCTTCCACATCCAGGACTTCGAATCGCTCTCAGAGATTGCAGATTTTGGGATTGTATTTTTGATGTTTATGATTGGGCTTGAATTTAACTTCGATAAACTCAAGACCATGAAACAGGAGGTCTTGCTCTTTGGCGGGTTGCAAGTGGTCGTTACTTCCGCCCTACATGTACTTTTTGGTTACTTTGTCATGGGGTCGTCTTGGGGCTTCTCCTTTGTCGTGGCCATGGGCTTTTCGCTCTCGTCTACGGCGATTGTGCTCAAGTTCTTTGAAGAATGCAAGCAGTTAAACACGCCTACGGGTAAAATTGTGGTGGGGATTTTGATCTTTCAAGACATCGCGGCGATCCCCATTTTGCTGATTTTAATGCTCATGGGCGGGGGAAGCAACCACTTTTTAGGCTTGGTGGTCAAAACCATTGTGTCGGCAACCATCATCTTGACCTTGTTGCTTTTGCCCGGCAAACTCGCCGCGACAAGGATTTTAGGGCTGGCCGCCGAAAGCCGCTTGCCAGAGATTTTCATGGGTACAATTTTACTGATTGTCTTTGGGGCGGCAAGCCTTAGCCACTTTTTTGGTTTTTCTATGTCATTGGGGGCGTTTGTGGCGGGCATGGCGATCTCTAAGTCGCGTTATCGTATCCGTGTGCAAGAAGAGTTCGCCCCGCTTAAAAACATCTTTTTGGGGCTCTTCTTTGTTACGGTGGGCATGCAAATCCACCTAGGGTTTTTGTTTGAAAACTTCTTTGCTGTGATTTTCTTGCTAAGCATCGCCATGTTTTTAAAAACGGGGGTTTTATACGCCATTTTGCGGGTCTTTAGGGATAGTAAAAGTGCTTTAAAAGCTGCACTTTCTTTGGCCCAAATTGGGGAATTTGCGTTGGTGGTGTTTTTGAGCGCGAGCAAACATAATCTTTTAACTCTACAAAAACACGAAGGGATTTTAGCCTTTTTGCGCGATCACGACATCATCCATGTCGGAGCAGACGACATCCAACAATTCTTGGTGCTGATGATCATCTTTTCCATGCTCATCACGCCTTTTATTTTGAAATACCTAGACTCGATTGTAGATTTTTTTACAGAAAAATTTAGCAGAAACAAGGCTTAG
- a CDS encoding ArsS family sensor histidine kinase encodes MPFSIFSKIVFLFVISITSFAAFSYYFIRSQIDHENFQTQIRHQQFITTINQVLADKSNRYSAEVYLHELGFQEITQQELREILANQHGKIENDENPLAHIIKVGNKIFISLKSQGDTVLYKEIQKTSYRNYYFAISVGAFLITMIFVFMLQGFIPINELRKKVHLFSNGEMDIECKLEQQDEIGDLALAFDNAIKKIKGMNESRILFLRAIMHELRTPIAKGMIVAEMVDNSVQKERLVTTFKRLNALIEQFARIEQLSSKNYKITKEIFLMDRLLEHVKNMLLLERGSTCIVANLPNYTFETDFELFSLVIKNLLDNALKYSPDRQVKLEVSGKDLLVSNRGEPLKEDLMHYFKPYFHHENPSDAHGFGLGMYIIKSALDTLELRLSYAYKDEYNIFTIHGCILQEFGPLFFKSKRGVKV; translated from the coding sequence ATGCCTTTTTCAATCTTTAGCAAGATTGTTTTTTTGTTTGTGATCTCGATCACAAGCTTTGCCGCCTTTTCTTACTACTTCATCCGCTCACAAATCGATCATGAAAACTTCCAAACCCAAATCCGCCACCAACAATTCATCACCACCATCAACCAAGTCCTAGCCGACAAGAGCAACCGCTACTCCGCTGAAGTCTACCTACACGAGTTGGGCTTTCAAGAGATCACCCAACAAGAATTGCGCGAAATCCTAGCCAACCAGCATGGCAAGATCGAAAATGACGAAAACCCCCTAGCCCATATCATCAAAGTCGGCAATAAGATTTTCATCTCGCTCAAAAGTCAGGGCGACACGGTGCTGTATAAGGAAATCCAAAAGACCTCGTATCGCAACTACTACTTTGCCATCTCTGTGGGGGCGTTTTTAATCACCATGATTTTTGTTTTCATGTTGCAAGGCTTCATCCCCATCAATGAATTGCGCAAAAAGGTGCATTTATTCTCCAATGGCGAAATGGACATTGAGTGCAAGTTAGAGCAACAGGACGAAATTGGGGATTTGGCCCTAGCCTTTGACAACGCCATTAAAAAAATCAAGGGCATGAACGAGTCGCGCATTTTATTTTTAAGGGCCATCATGCACGAGCTTAGAACCCCCATCGCCAAGGGCATGATTGTGGCCGAAATGGTGGATAACAGCGTGCAAAAAGAGCGGCTAGTCACGACCTTTAAACGGCTCAACGCCCTCATCGAGCAATTTGCCCGCATCGAGCAACTCTCCTCCAAGAACTACAAAATCACCAAAGAAATTTTTTTAATGGACCGCCTGCTAGAACATGTCAAAAACATGCTGCTCTTAGAAAGGGGGAGTACCTGTATTGTGGCAAACTTGCCCAATTACACCTTTGAAACCGACTTTGAGCTCTTTAGCCTTGTGATTAAAAACTTGCTAGACAATGCCCTAAAATACAGCCCAGATCGGCAGGTGAAACTCGAAGTGAGCGGTAAAGATTTATTGGTTTCCAATCGGGGCGAACCGCTTAAAGAAGACCTAATGCACTACTTCAAACCCTATTTCCACCACGAAAATCCCAGCGATGCGCACGGCTTTGGGCTAGGCATGTATATTATTAAAAGCGCACTAGACACCTTAGAATTGCGTTTAAGCTACGCCTACAAGGACGAGTACAATATTTTTACGATCCACGGGTGCATTTTGCAAGAATTTGGACCGCTCTTTTTTAAATCCAAAAGGGGGGTGAAAGTCTAA
- the dapB gene encoding 4-hydroxy-tetrahydrodipicolinate reductase, producing the protein MQQLQVGIFGASGKVGGLLAKEIHKQPYLALSSVFLRQNLNLQLAQILPQETFVTNDVEQFLAHCQLVIDFSSPKALDTLLQVLLLNPLPLVCGTTGLQEQWQALAELSQKVPVLYASNMSLGVAVLNEVVGAVAKNLEHADIEITEIHHRYKKDAPSGTALTLGQTCAHARGVDFKEVCQEHREGVRKEGEIGFTSLRAGDIVGRHTVGFYLDGEYLELSHTATERNIFAKGALEAAKWLSAQKPGLYSIQDIYHS; encoded by the coding sequence ATGCAACAATTACAAGTAGGGATTTTTGGGGCGAGTGGCAAGGTCGGGGGTCTGCTTGCCAAAGAGATACATAAACAACCCTATTTGGCTTTGTCCAGTGTCTTTTTGCGTCAAAATTTGAACCTACAGCTTGCCCAAATCTTGCCACAGGAAACTTTTGTAACCAACGATGTAGAACAATTCCTTGCCCATTGCCAATTAGTGATCGATTTTTCTTCTCCTAAGGCCCTAGACACCCTCTTGCAAGTCTTGCTTTTAAACCCCTTGCCTCTTGTGTGCGGTACAACAGGGCTACAAGAGCAATGGCAAGCTTTAGCCGAGCTTAGCCAAAAAGTCCCCGTTTTGTACGCTTCTAACATGTCCTTAGGTGTGGCAGTGTTAAACGAAGTGGTGGGGGCTGTGGCTAAGAATTTAGAGCATGCCGACATTGAGATCACAGAGATCCACCACCGCTACAAAAAGGATGCGCCCAGCGGGACAGCTCTCACTTTGGGGCAAACCTGCGCCCACGCCCGAGGGGTGGACTTCAAAGAGGTGTGCCAAGAGCATAGAGAAGGGGTGCGCAAAGAGGGTGAGATCGGTTTTACAAGCCTGCGGGCAGGCGATATCGTGGGGCGGCACACTGTGGGCTTTTACTTAGATGGAGAATATTTGGAGTTGAGCCACACCGCCACAGAGCGCAACATCTTTGCCAAAGGCGCGCTAGAGGCGGCCAAGTGGCTCTCTGCCCAAAAACCTGGGCTTTACAGCATTCAAGACATCTACCACTCATAA